One genomic window of Staphylococcus hsinchuensis includes the following:
- a CDS encoding M20 family metallopeptidase: MNEKQSILDYIESEKHKYIDISHLIHQRPELGNEEIFASRTLIDQLIEQDFKVETDIAGHGTGFIARYDSELPGPTIGYLAEYDALPGLGHACGHNIIGTASVLAGIALKQHIDQIGGEVIVLGCPAEEGGENGSAKASYVKEGVIDDLDIALMVHPGNETYPTINTLAVDVLDIKFYGKSAHASENADEAKNALDAMISYFNGVAQLRQHIKRTERVHGVILDGGQAANIIPDYTHARFYTRATSRKALDILTTKVSQIAKGAAIQTGCDYEFGPIQNGVNEFIKTPKLDELFEKFATDLGENVSHDDFGYGSTDTGNVSHVVPTIHPHIKIGSRNLVGHTHRFREAAASHQGDQALIRGSKILALMGLELIINKPLFDEIVDQYKYTKEHKK, from the coding sequence ATGAATGAAAAACAAAGTATTTTAGATTATATAGAAAGTGAAAAACATAAATATATTGATATTAGTCATTTAATTCATCAACGTCCAGAGTTAGGTAACGAAGAAATATTTGCATCACGTACATTAATTGATCAATTAATAGAGCAAGATTTTAAAGTTGAAACAGATATTGCTGGTCACGGAACAGGTTTTATAGCGCGTTATGATTCTGAACTACCGGGGCCAACTATTGGTTATTTAGCTGAATATGATGCTTTACCTGGTTTAGGACATGCATGTGGCCACAATATTATAGGAACTGCGAGTGTATTAGCAGGTATAGCTTTAAAACAACATATAGACCAAATCGGTGGTGAAGTCATTGTCTTAGGTTGCCCAGCAGAAGAAGGCGGTGAAAATGGGAGTGCCAAAGCATCATATGTTAAAGAAGGGGTCATTGACGACTTGGATATCGCTTTAATGGTACATCCAGGTAATGAAACTTATCCTACTATCAATACATTAGCTGTAGATGTGTTAGATATTAAATTTTATGGTAAGAGCGCACATGCTTCTGAAAATGCGGATGAAGCAAAAAACGCATTAGATGCAATGATTTCGTACTTTAATGGTGTTGCCCAACTACGACAGCATATTAAACGCACTGAACGTGTTCACGGCGTAATATTGGATGGTGGTCAAGCAGCAAATATTATTCCTGATTATACACATGCACGTTTTTATACTAGAGCAACATCGCGTAAAGCGTTAGATATTTTAACAACGAAAGTAAGTCAAATCGCCAAAGGTGCAGCGATTCAAACCGGTTGTGATTACGAATTTGGTCCTATTCAAAATGGAGTCAACGAATTTATTAAAACACCTAAACTGGATGAACTATTCGAAAAATTTGCGACTGACTTAGGTGAAAATGTAAGTCATGATGACTTTGGTTATGGCTCAACGGATACAGGTAATGTAAGTCATGTTGTTCCAACAATTCATCCGCATATCAAAATAGGTTCTAGAAATTTAGTAGGTCACACACATAGGTTCCGTGAAGCTGCAGCAAGTCATCAAGGAGATCAAGCATTAATCAGAGGTTCAAAAATACTGGCATTAATGGGTCTTGAACTAATAATAAATAAACCATTGTTCGATGAAATTGTCGATCAATATAAATATACGAAGGAGCACAAAAAATGA
- a CDS encoding DoxX family protein, producing MKHLIRILLGLMFTIAGVLHFKDEPSFRKIVPDYLPLRKTAVLITGVIEIIFGGLLIKQRPTTCLKRAISAFLWAVLPANVYMARKNIPLGGKQLPAWLLYARLPLQFVLIRIIHKL from the coding sequence GTGAAACATTTAATTAGAATATTGCTCGGCTTAATGTTTACGATAGCAGGGGTGTTACATTTTAAAGATGAACCTAGCTTTAGAAAGATTGTTCCTGACTATTTACCTTTACGTAAAACAGCGGTACTCATCACAGGTGTAATTGAAATCATCTTCGGGGGATTATTGATAAAACAACGCCCTACAACTTGTTTAAAAAGAGCAATAAGTGCATTTCTATGGGCAGTATTACCTGCAAATGTATATATGGCACGAAAAAATATACCTTTAGGTGGTAAGCAATTACCTGCGTGGTTATTATATGCGAGGTTACCATTACAATTTGTATTAATTAGAATAATTCATAAATTATAA
- the coaW gene encoding type II pantothenate kinase, whose product MKIGVDAGGTLIKIVKEQNGERQYETMLTTEIDKVINWLNQQQCEDINLTGGQAASISSKLDCASNVHVEFDASSKGLEMLLNEQGHHLTDYIFANVGTGTSLHYTDGKSQQRVGGVGTGGGMIQGLGYLLTGIDDYTQLTNLAQQGDREIIDLKVKHVYQGSEPPISGDLTAANFGHVLHHLDKTFTDADKLASVIGVVGEVVTTMAITLAREYQTKNVAYIGSSFSNNQLLREVVENYTVLRGFTPYYIEHGAFSGALGSIHLSK is encoded by the coding sequence ATGAAAATTGGTGTCGATGCTGGTGGAACGCTTATTAAAATTGTTAAAGAACAAAATGGTGAACGCCAGTATGAAACTATGCTTACGACTGAAATAGATAAAGTTATCAACTGGTTGAACCAACAACAATGTGAAGATATTAACTTAACAGGTGGGCAAGCCGCTTCAATTAGTAGCAAACTTGATTGTGCATCCAATGTTCACGTCGAGTTTGACGCATCATCAAAAGGGTTAGAAATGTTGTTAAACGAACAAGGTCATCATTTAACTGATTACATATTTGCAAATGTAGGAACAGGGACATCACTACATTATACAGATGGTAAATCTCAGCAACGTGTAGGCGGCGTTGGTACTGGTGGAGGTATGATTCAAGGGTTAGGTTATTTATTAACTGGAATTGATGATTACACACAATTGACGAACCTCGCACAACAAGGCGATCGTGAAATTATAGATTTAAAGGTTAAACATGTATATCAAGGTAGTGAACCACCTATCTCTGGGGATTTAACTGCCGCAAACTTTGGACATGTATTACATCATTTAGATAAAACTTTCACTGATGCAGATAAATTAGCCTCAGTTATCGGTGTCGTCGGTGAAGTTGTTACGACGATGGCAATTACATTAGCAAGAGAGTATCAAACGAAAAATGTAGCCTATATCGGTTCATCTTTTAGCAACAACCAATTATTACGTGAAGTCGTTGAAAATTATACAGTGTTACGCGGTTTTACACCATACTATATCGAACATGGCGCATTCTCAGGTGCACTAGGCTCTATACATCTATCTAAATAA
- the ldmS gene encoding L-aspartate--L-methionine ligase LdmS has product MSSPKTLQPKLSLSDLYDSNVVYSSRPSYLANPWLEAEEHQSNFLTARELIIANQLPVIVHKASVTDKIQQLFEMIGKDMPENIYSFEDRQTYERLLKDIAHTQNKKIYFQYIHEESVVNKKHYALDKDIFVALNNKSRIPEWTNFKQLPKREIVKMEEFETKIKEWDFPFVLKPGDELPTAGGYGVMICYNNTDLAKAKARIKKAEDATQTMIIEQMIEAVANYCVQFAYSEQRGIQYIGTSEQLTDKYGHYNGNHNSIDVPEKVIQAGREIMEIGVSKGYFGVAGFDLLLDKNGDIFAIDLNFRQNGSTSMLLLEPLLTQGFHKFYSYIAPCDNTHFFNTIKKYVARGVLLPLSYYDGDWYKDDDVKSRFGCIWHAENQAEVEKLERQFLKELNANNK; this is encoded by the coding sequence ATGAGTAGCCCTAAAACACTACAACCAAAATTATCATTGAGTGATTTGTATGATTCAAATGTAGTTTATTCTTCTCGTCCGTCTTATTTAGCGAATCCATGGTTGGAAGCTGAGGAACATCAGTCTAATTTTTTAACAGCACGTGAATTAATCATTGCAAACCAACTACCCGTCATTGTGCATAAAGCAAGTGTGACAGATAAAATCCAACAATTATTTGAAATGATAGGTAAAGATATGCCTGAAAATATTTATTCATTTGAAGATCGACAAACATATGAACGTTTGCTTAAAGATATTGCACACACTCAAAATAAAAAAATATATTTCCAATATATACATGAAGAATCGGTCGTGAATAAAAAACATTACGCATTAGACAAGGACATTTTTGTTGCGTTAAATAATAAATCACGCATACCAGAGTGGACGAATTTTAAGCAATTACCTAAAAGAGAAATCGTAAAGATGGAGGAATTCGAAACAAAAATTAAGGAATGGGACTTTCCTTTCGTTTTAAAACCTGGCGATGAATTACCAACAGCAGGTGGTTATGGTGTGATGATTTGTTACAACAACACAGATTTAGCAAAGGCTAAAGCACGTATTAAGAAAGCTGAAGATGCAACCCAAACGATGATTATTGAACAAATGATTGAAGCGGTAGCAAATTACTGTGTACAATTTGCATACTCTGAGCAAAGAGGCATACAATACATCGGAACTTCTGAGCAACTCACTGACAAATATGGACATTATAACGGCAATCACAATTCTATAGATGTTCCTGAAAAAGTTATTCAAGCTGGTAGAGAAATTATGGAAATTGGCGTTTCTAAAGGTTACTTTGGTGTTGCAGGCTTTGACTTGCTATTAGATAAAAATGGGGATATCTTTGCAATCGATTTAAATTTCAGACAAAATGGTTCAACGAGTATGCTCTTATTAGAGCCGTTATTAACTCAAGGTTTCCATAAGTTTTACAGTTATATCGCACCTTGTGATAACACGCATTTCTTCAATACAATAAAGAAATATGTCGCACGAGGTGTATTGTTACCTCTGTCTTATTATGACGGTGATTGGTATAAAGATGATGATGTTAAATCGCGTTTTGGTTGTATATGGCATGCTGAAAATCAAGCAGAGGTAGAAAAGTTAGAAAGACAATTTTTAAAAGAATTAAATGCAAATAACAAATAA
- the deoB gene encoding phosphopentomutase: MTQPFNRVHLIVMDSVGIGEGPDAKAFNDEGSHTLKHTLEGFEQSLPNLQNLGLGNIEPLPVIEQVDTPHAFYTKMSEASVGKDTMTGHWEIMGLNIMQPFKVYPEGFPEKLVKEIESITGRKVVANRPASGTQIIDEWGEHQMKTGDLIVYTSADPVLQIAAHEDIIPLEELYDICEKVRELTKDPEYLIGRIIARPYVGEPGNFTRTPNRHDYALKPFGRTVMNELKDHDYDVIALGKINDIYDGEGITEAVRTKNNMDGMDKLIDTVKRDFKGLSFLNLVDFDAQYGHRRDKAGYAQALKDFDERLPELIDHLQEDDLVIITADHGNDPTAEGTDHTREYIPVLMFSPKINEYHGLTTDNTFSSIGATIADNFDVPLPKFGRSYLKEMGIEK, encoded by the coding sequence ATGACTCAACCATTTAATAGAGTACATTTAATCGTAATGGATTCAGTAGGAATAGGTGAAGGGCCTGATGCGAAAGCGTTTAATGATGAAGGAAGTCATACATTAAAGCATACGTTAGAAGGTTTTGAACAATCATTACCAAACTTACAAAATCTAGGCCTAGGTAATATAGAGCCACTTCCTGTCATAGAACAAGTAGATACACCTCATGCGTTTTACACGAAAATGAGTGAAGCTTCTGTAGGTAAAGATACGATGACAGGTCATTGGGAAATAATGGGATTAAATATCATGCAACCATTTAAAGTGTATCCTGAAGGTTTTCCTGAGAAATTAGTTAAAGAAATTGAAAGCATTACAGGAAGAAAGGTCGTAGCGAATCGACCGGCCTCTGGTACTCAGATCATTGATGAGTGGGGCGAACATCAAATGAAAACAGGTGATTTAATCGTCTACACTTCTGCTGATCCAGTATTACAGATTGCAGCGCATGAAGATATTATACCTTTAGAAGAATTATATGATATATGTGAAAAGGTTCGAGAACTAACGAAAGATCCAGAATATTTAATTGGTCGTATTATTGCACGCCCTTATGTCGGGGAACCTGGTAACTTTACACGTACACCAAACCGTCATGATTATGCATTAAAGCCTTTCGGTAGAACGGTCATGAATGAACTTAAAGATCATGATTATGATGTGATTGCTTTAGGTAAGATTAATGATATTTATGATGGAGAAGGTATTACTGAAGCGGTTCGTACTAAAAATAACATGGACGGTATGGATAAATTAATCGATACTGTCAAACGAGATTTTAAAGGCTTAAGCTTTTTAAATCTTGTTGATTTTGATGCGCAATATGGACACCGTAGAGATAAAGCAGGTTATGCACAAGCACTTAAAGACTTTGATGAGCGTTTACCAGAATTAATAGATCACTTACAAGAGGACGATCTCGTAATTATTACAGCCGATCACGGTAATGATCCAACAGCAGAAGGAACAGATCATACACGTGAATATATTCCAGTGTTAATGTTCAGCCCTAAGATTAATGAATATCATGGCTTAACAACAGATAATACATTCAGTTCTATTGGTGCCACAATTGCAGATAACTTTGATGTACCATTACCAAAGTTTGGTAGAAGTTACTTAAAGGAAATGGGTATTGAAAAGTGA
- a CDS encoding pyrimidine-nucleoside phosphorylase — protein MRMVDLIEKKRNGEALTTSEIEFFIKGYTKGEIPDYQASSLAMAIFFQDMNDEERAALTMAMVQSGDVINLSRIEGIKVDKHSTGGVGDTTTLVLAPLVASVGVPVAKMSGRGLGHTGGTIDKLESVSGFHVEIEEDQFIKLVNEDKLAVIGQTGNLTPADKKLYSLRDVTGTVNSIPLIASSIMSKKIAAGADAIVLDVKTGNGAFMKTIEEAEALAHAMVRIGNNVGRKTMAIISDMSQPLGYAIGNALEVKEAIETLQGRGPEDLTELVLTLGAQMVVFGGKAESIDEAKQILQKAIDDGSALDRFKVFLENQGGDGSVVEDTSKLPQAQYQIELPAQTSGIVTEMIANEIGVASMMLGAGRQTKDDEIDLSVGLILHKKVGDKVQQGESLLTIHSNSQDIEQVKEKLYDNITISESGQTLPLIHKVITE, from the coding sequence ATGCGAATGGTTGATTTAATTGAGAAAAAACGCAATGGAGAAGCTTTAACGACATCAGAAATTGAATTTTTTATCAAAGGCTATACGAAGGGTGAGATACCTGACTATCAAGCATCCAGTTTAGCGATGGCGATATTTTTCCAAGATATGAACGATGAAGAACGTGCAGCACTAACAATGGCTATGGTTCAATCGGGTGATGTCATTAATCTTTCACGTATTGAAGGAATTAAAGTAGATAAACATTCAACAGGAGGTGTGGGCGATACAACGACATTAGTATTAGCACCATTAGTAGCTTCTGTTGGCGTTCCAGTAGCTAAGATGAGCGGGCGAGGTCTCGGTCATACGGGTGGTACGATTGATAAATTAGAATCAGTTTCAGGTTTTCATGTTGAAATAGAAGAAGATCAGTTTATTAAACTGGTAAATGAAGATAAATTAGCAGTAATTGGTCAAACTGGAAATTTAACACCAGCAGATAAAAAGCTCTATAGTTTACGTGATGTTACAGGAACTGTTAATTCCATACCGTTAATTGCTTCATCCATTATGAGTAAGAAAATAGCTGCTGGCGCAGATGCTATTGTGCTAGATGTTAAAACAGGTAATGGGGCTTTTATGAAGACAATTGAAGAGGCTGAAGCGTTGGCACATGCTATGGTGCGAATAGGAAATAACGTAGGTAGAAAAACGATGGCTATTATTTCAGATATGAGTCAACCGCTTGGCTACGCTATTGGTAATGCACTAGAAGTGAAAGAAGCCATCGAAACATTACAAGGTCGGGGTCCAGAAGATCTCACAGAACTCGTACTAACTTTAGGTGCTCAAATGGTTGTATTTGGTGGTAAAGCTGAAAGTATAGACGAAGCTAAACAAATTTTACAAAAAGCGATTGATGATGGTTCGGCGTTAGACCGTTTTAAAGTATTTTTAGAAAATCAAGGTGGCGACGGTTCGGTCGTTGAAGATACATCTAAACTACCTCAGGCACAATATCAAATAGAACTTCCAGCACAGACTTCAGGCATCGTAACTGAAATGATTGCCAATGAAATTGGTGTTGCATCAATGATGTTAGGTGCTGGACGTCAAACAAAAGATGATGAGATTGATTTAAGTGTGGGTCTCATTTTGCATAAAAAGGTAGGAGACAAAGTACAACAAGGTGAATCCTTATTAACAATCCATAGCAATTCACAGGATATTGAGCAAGTCAAAGAGAAATTATATGACAATATCACGATAAGTGAATCAGGACAAACATTACCATTGATTCATAAAGTGATAACAGAATAG
- a CDS encoding S-ribosylhomocysteine lyase — translation MPKMNVESFNLDHTKVVAPFVRLAGKMEGANGDVIHKYDIRFKQPNKEHMEMPGLHSLEHLMAENIRNHSDKIVDISPMGCQTGFYVSFINHDDYEDVLNIIEQTLQDVLNAEEVPACNEVQCGWAASHSLEGAKEIAQAFLDKKAQWDDIYGEGK, via the coding sequence ATGCCAAAAATGAATGTTGAAAGTTTTAATTTAGACCATACAAAAGTAGTTGCACCGTTTGTACGTCTAGCTGGGAAAATGGAAGGTGCAAATGGAGATGTTATTCATAAATACGATATCCGTTTCAAACAGCCAAATAAAGAACATATGGAAATGCCTGGATTACATTCTTTAGAGCATTTAATGGCTGAAAATATTAGAAACCATTCAGATAAAATTGTAGATATTAGCCCTATGGGTTGCCAAACAGGTTTTTATGTATCTTTCATTAACCATGATGATTATGAAGATGTGTTAAATATAATTGAACAAACTTTACAAGATGTCTTAAATGCAGAAGAAGTACCAGCTTGTAATGAAGTTCAATGTGGATGGGCAGCAAGTCATTCATTAGAAGGTGCAAAAGAAATCGCACAAGCTTTCTTAGATAAAAAAGCACAATGGGACGACATTTACGGCGAAGGTAAATAA
- a CDS encoding DUF2750 domain-containing protein — protein MSYKESSFFKDILVNEVFYVAVKSKELVRVERDGKNVVIAWSDKTMAKTYLEQEDVDVDKIKRLDVDRFVTYELDDFFTKDEEILMNPTSKNDGEFINIYKATNELMSDLDNVRVKEFVKDVAKDDLVFGLTNKNQNQFIMISDETHQRPQIMPVWSIKSRAEKVRNADFEECDLIEVEGEVFGEWLDNLRDDDKAVAIDLKPGVIGTVVSAQKLADQLTF, from the coding sequence ATGTCTTACAAAGAAAGTTCATTTTTCAAAGATATTTTAGTGAATGAAGTTTTTTATGTAGCAGTAAAATCTAAAGAGCTCGTGCGAGTTGAACGTGATGGGAAAAACGTTGTTATAGCATGGTCAGACAAAACAATGGCAAAAACATATTTAGAACAAGAAGATGTGGACGTCGACAAGATTAAAAGACTAGATGTCGATCGCTTTGTGACGTATGAGCTAGATGATTTCTTCACAAAAGATGAAGAGATTTTAATGAATCCAACATCAAAAAATGACGGGGAATTTATTAATATTTATAAAGCGACAAATGAACTTATGTCAGATTTAGATAATGTTCGTGTGAAAGAGTTTGTCAAAGATGTAGCTAAAGATGATTTAGTATTTGGTTTAACTAACAAAAATCAAAACCAATTCATTATGATTAGCGATGAAACACATCAACGTCCACAAATTATGCCTGTTTGGAGTATTAAAAGTAGAGCTGAAAAAGTACGAAACGCAGACTTTGAAGAATGTGATTTAATAGAAGTTGAAGGCGAAGTTTTCGGTGAATGGCTTGATAACTTAAGAGATGATGATAAAGCAGTAGCCATTGATTTGAAACCAGGCGTTATTGGGACAGTAGTATCGGCGCAAAAGTTAGCTGATCAACTTACGTTTTAA
- a CDS encoding GNAT family N-acetyltransferase, protein MLIKKQFEDITVQPYEENFKEALLGFKLNERQQIYSSLPKDVLDDALNDENRIPNVALNDQGEVVGFFVLHKHYQHEGYETPNHVVYVRSLSVNEKYQGHGYGTKMMMYLPQYVQALFPDFNHLYLVVDAENTGAWNVYERAGFMHTATKEEGPLGKERLYYLDLDSKYVSSLKLMPNEEATPYDIYIIDLIKDNEKVGFIAVEQHEQRMNISKVEVNKDQRNKGIAESALRQLSTYVRKHFKDVNKLSITLYGENNELKPLCMNSNFVEIDAADDFVVFEKYINY, encoded by the coding sequence ATGTTGATAAAAAAACAATTCGAAGATATAACAGTTCAACCATATGAGGAAAATTTTAAAGAAGCGTTATTGGGATTTAAACTTAATGAACGTCAACAGATTTACTCTTCGTTGCCAAAAGATGTACTAGATGATGCATTAAATGATGAAAATAGAATTCCAAATGTTGCCTTAAACGACCAAGGGGAAGTTGTAGGTTTCTTTGTACTACATAAACATTATCAACATGAAGGTTATGAAACGCCTAATCATGTCGTGTATGTGCGTTCTTTATCTGTAAATGAAAAATACCAAGGTCATGGGTATGGAACAAAGATGATGATGTATTTACCTCAATATGTTCAAGCTTTGTTCCCAGATTTTAACCACCTTTATCTTGTCGTAGACGCTGAAAATACTGGTGCATGGAACGTTTATGAACGCGCAGGTTTTATGCATACGGCAACCAAGGAAGAGGGGCCATTAGGTAAAGAAAGACTTTACTACTTAGATTTAGATTCTAAATATGTATCGTCATTAAAGCTTATGCCCAATGAGGAAGCAACACCTTATGATATTTATATTATAGATTTGATTAAAGATAATGAAAAAGTTGGTTTTATCGCTGTAGAACAACATGAACAACGCATGAATATTTCAAAAGTAGAAGTAAATAAAGACCAGCGAAACAAAGGGATTGCTGAGAGCGCTTTAAGACAACTTTCGACTTATGTTAGAAAGCACTTTAAAGACGTTAATAAACTTTCAATTACATTATACGGTGAAAATAATGAATTAAAACCGTTATGTATGAATAGTAACTTCGTAGAAATCGATGCTGCCGATGACTTTGTCGTTTTTGAAAAATATATAAATTATTAA
- a CDS encoding CTP synthase encodes MTKFIFVTGGVVSSLGKGITAASLGRLLKDRGLKVTIQKFDPYLNVDPGTMSPYQHGEVFVTDDGAETDLDLGHYERFIDINLNKYSNVTAGKVYSHVLKKERRGDYLGGTVQVIPHITNEIKERLLLAGESTNADVVITEIGGTTGDIESLPFIEAIRQIRSDLGRDNVMYLHCTLLPYIKAAGEMKTKPTQHSVKELRGLGIQPDLIVVRTEYEMTADLKDKIALFCDINKESVIECRDAESLYEIPLQLSKQDMDDIVIERLALNPKYDTQLDDWENLLDTVNNLDGTIKIGLVGKYVSLQDAYLSVVESLKHAGYPFKKDVEVKWIDSSEVTDDNVAEYLADVDGVLVPGGFGFRASEGKISAIKYARENNVPFFGICLGMQLATVEYARNVLGLENAHSAELDPNTPYPIIDLLPEQKDIEDLGGTLRLGLYPCHIKEDTLAYNIYNKLDIEERHRHRYEFNNEYREKLESNGMVFSGTSPDGRLVEMIEIPKNDFFVACQFHPEFLSRPQRPQPIFKAFVEAAMNKQK; translated from the coding sequence ATGACAAAATTTATTTTTGTAACAGGTGGGGTTGTATCTTCCTTAGGAAAAGGTATTACTGCTGCATCTTTAGGTAGATTATTAAAAGATAGAGGATTAAAGGTAACTATTCAAAAGTTCGACCCTTATTTAAATGTTGACCCGGGAACGATGAGCCCCTACCAACATGGTGAGGTATTCGTAACCGATGATGGTGCAGAAACAGACTTAGATTTAGGACATTATGAAAGATTTATCGACATTAATTTGAACAAATATTCAAACGTAACAGCGGGTAAAGTTTATTCACACGTGTTGAAAAAAGAACGTCGTGGCGATTATCTAGGTGGTACAGTTCAAGTTATCCCTCATATCACAAATGAAATTAAAGAACGTTTATTACTTGCTGGTGAGAGTACAAACGCTGATGTGGTTATTACTGAAATCGGTGGAACTACAGGTGACATTGAATCATTACCATTTATCGAGGCGATTAGACAGATACGTAGCGATTTAGGGCGCGACAATGTGATGTACTTACACTGTACGTTATTACCATATATTAAAGCTGCTGGTGAAATGAAGACGAAACCAACACAACACAGTGTGAAAGAGCTACGTGGTTTAGGTATTCAACCAGATCTCATCGTTGTGCGTACAGAGTATGAAATGACTGCCGATTTAAAAGATAAGATTGCTTTATTCTGTGACATTAATAAAGAGAGCGTTATTGAATGTCGTGACGCTGAATCATTATATGAAATTCCATTACAATTAAGTAAACAAGATATGGATGATATTGTTATCGAAAGACTAGCGTTAAATCCGAAGTACGATACACAATTAGATGATTGGGAAAACTTATTAGATACAGTAAACAATTTAGATGGCACGATTAAGATAGGATTAGTAGGTAAATATGTAAGCCTACAAGATGCTTATTTATCAGTTGTTGAATCGTTAAAGCATGCGGGTTATCCATTCAAAAAAGATGTTGAAGTTAAATGGATTGATTCGAGTGAAGTAACAGATGATAATGTTGCTGAATATTTAGCAGATGTTGATGGCGTTTTAGTGCCTGGTGGCTTTGGTTTCCGTGCAAGTGAAGGGAAAATATCAGCGATAAAATATGCACGTGAAAATAATGTGCCATTCTTTGGTATTTGTCTAGGCATGCAACTAGCGACAGTTGAGTACGCAAGAAATGTACTTGGTTTAGAAAATGCCCACTCAGCAGAATTAGACCCAAATACGCCTTACCCAATTATTGACTTATTGCCAGAGCAGAAAGATATTGAAGATTTAGGCGGGACTTTAAGATTAGGTCTTTATCCATGTCATATTAAAGAAGATACTTTAGCTTATAACATCTACAACAAATTAGATATTGAAGAAAGACACCGCCATCGTTATGAATTCAATAATGAATATAGAGAAAAGTTAGAATCTAATGGAATGGTCTTTTCAGGAACAAGTCCGGATGGCCGATTAGTGGAAATGATTGAAATACCTAAAAATGATTTCTTTGTGGCATGTCAATTCCATCCTGAATTTTTATCAAGACCGCAACGACCTCAACCAATCTTTAAAGCATTCGTTGAAGCGGCAATGAACAAACAAAAATAG
- the rpoE gene encoding DNA-directed RNA polymerase subunit delta — translation MKIQDYTKEMVDEKSFIDMAYTLLHEKGDTMNLYDIIDEFKAIGHYNDDEIEDRIVQFYTDLNTDGRFLNVGENIWGLRDWYSVDDIEEKIAPTIQKFDILDDEDEEDKNLKLLGEDDNDEDDDIPKVTEDQETLNDPEDPEENKVDQVEEEIDESDIVIDEDDEEDEDDLEEDDYEEEEEDSKQE, via the coding sequence ATGAAAATTCAAGATTATACAAAAGAAATGGTTGATGAAAAATCTTTTATTGATATGGCCTATACTTTGTTGCATGAAAAAGGCGATACAATGAATTTATATGATATTATTGATGAGTTTAAAGCTATTGGACATTATAATGATGATGAAATTGAAGATCGTATCGTACAGTTCTATACGGACTTAAATACAGATGGTCGTTTCTTAAACGTTGGTGAGAATATTTGGGGATTACGCGACTGGTATTCAGTTGACGATATTGAAGAGAAGATTGCACCAACAATTCAGAAGTTTGATATTCTTGATGACGAAGACGAGGAAGATAAGAACTTAAAGTTACTTGGTGAAGATGATAATGATGAAGATGATGATATACCTAAAGTTACAGAAGACCAAGAAACTTTAAATGACCCGGAAGATCCAGAAGAAAACAAAGTGGATCAAGTCGAAGAGGAAATTGATGAATCAGATATCGTTATCGATGAAGATGACGAAGAGGACGAAGACGATCTTGAAGAAGATGATTATGAAGAGGAAGAAGAAGATTCTAAGCAAGAATAA
- a CDS encoding VOC family protein — MIQLSPFIKVNDVEEAVNFYKNAFGGEIKKLNETNGHLLHAELHVNETIVIHISSTYGREWSNDNTNVILTFDNLDEQKQTYEALSEAGDPHMPLEKTFFNAMHGQVKDKYEVNWLMNCFLN, encoded by the coding sequence ATGATTCAATTAAGTCCATTTATTAAAGTGAACGATGTAGAGGAAGCTGTTAATTTTTATAAAAATGCGTTTGGCGGGGAAATAAAGAAATTAAACGAAACGAATGGTCATTTATTACATGCTGAATTACATGTAAATGAAACAATCGTTATTCACATTTCAAGTACATATGGACGTGAATGGAGTAATGACAATACGAATGTGATTTTAACATTTGATAACTTAGATGAACAAAAGCAAACGTATGAAGCATTAAGTGAAGCGGGCGATCCACACATGCCACTTGAAAAAACTTTCTTTAATGCGATGCATGGACAAGTTAAAGATAAGTATGAAGTGAACTGGTTAATGAATTGCTTTTTAAATTAA